The genomic region GAGAGAAAATTTCTACGTTCGTTTCCACTGGTTTATTCATTTTCCCTTTTAGCAATTCAACGATGATCCGAACAAACTAATTGCAATCTTGACCATTAGAATTTACTACAATTTACACCTCAAAGTAATTCTCTACACATCTCTTTCATAaacacatttattataaGTAATATTACATTACTTCTTATAACTTGACTTATGGTTATAGAATTTTAACGAGGTCGATTCAGACTTTGGTCTAATCGAATCGATTTTCACCGATAAACTAAATTCTCAATTTTCCTACACCAAGTAGTTTCTAAACTCTACACATACatagaaaaataatatacaagtAGTACATAGATTATATAATGAGTATAAATTTCTGTTTAGAGATTCAGTATGCCCATTTAGTACATTTTTGATACATGCTTATTATCCTCATATGAAAGGCTCCAGTTTCCAGTCCCTCACTAGAATGTTTGATTTATTCCATAAACTCAACGATGACTTGAAGAGTCAAGGGTCAAAATATGAGAAGGGCGACGAGAGTGAATCGTGTATAAAACGTGAAGTAACTGTCAAGAGGATTATGAAAACTGGATTGCTCCTATCAGACGTACTTTTCACACTGCTAAGACCACACGTAAGAGCATCTTTAGTTCATACTAACACACACCATATATAGctatatagttaatattataaagtgatatataataaaaatttggaTTTGTAGGAGGCGATAAAGTTATTGAAGGAAGTAAATTTGAAGTACGATGAAGGAGATGTTTCAACTAACATGATATTATCAGTGATTTATAGAAAGGTAAGACTGATACAGTCAGTTCAGAGTTGCTTAGCTAGGTTATAAGGAAGAATCTGAGCGATACATGAAGGTGATTCTGGGAAAGGAAGGAGCCGAACCCCCTTACAGAGGGCTTCTAAAGATGTTTGAAAAAGACTATGAAGGTGCTTCTGAGGAGTTTAAATCAGTGCTTTCGCTGGGTAAAAAGTCACTCAGCCCCCAGGAGTCGGTTTTGCTCAACAACCTGGCAGTATCAACTCTTTACGCCGGAAGTTCCCAGGAAGCCAAAAATTTGTTCTTTAACTTTGAAATACTAACACATGTAAGAAATtcataaataaatattcacttgaataaaataatttttatgtaGGGATTTCAGGCCCATAGGGGCATAATGTCAAATGCTGATGTTCTCGTGGAACTTTCAATTTAcgaataattaattttttgaaccattaatttttttacatgatatatttttgttttttccATCATTACTGACCTGGAATTGACGGAAAAAGCCCCTTTTCATAGACAGAAGTGTGTATGAAATTCCAACTTGTACGTTTGACCTggatttataaatttaagcAAAACACTCAATAGAAAGTAAACATCAAAATAACAAGTTCACGCTCATTTTAAAGAACAAATTACCGTTTGCACAATGTCAGTTAAAACTTCcttcaataattttttcgGACTCTTCAACTCCTGTTGCGCCTCTGGAAATAACACAAAACAGGAAGCGTTTGACGAGGATCTCGACGGTAATACATTCATCATAGTGCTTAGGCTAGTTAGTATATTCTTTGGTCTTACTACCCTCCCGTAattctacacatttaacacattttcaTCACTTGGCACAgtatcatttatttttagaacaaaattttaaggaGAAACTCCGGGACTATCTTGATGTCATCGTATTACTCGAGGTACTATTCTTTTGGGTTCTTCCACCCCCTAATTAATACCTATTTGTGTTATTTTTGTACTTATTTACTGATATTTACTAAACATTCTCTGTAGGACGGAACAAAGTTATCATGTACTTTACATGTAAATTGTGAAACCAGCCTCGTAAGAATCGCCTGTGATAAACAAGTAACTCTACACATCTACCCAATTATCACATAGATTCCTAATACCTAGTTAACTAATGAAACATGgttatatactaataataatactattaaattatataatttattgattaatgaattatagGTAAGAGAGATCGACTTTGTTTCAGTGAAGAAGATTCTACACACCAAAGAGGAGCTTAACAGGATCCAGACCACAGGAAACTCCATGAACTATAACACAACTGTAGCCTTCCACTTACTTGAAAATGGCAACTGTATCCCAGTAAGCTTTAGCAACACTAGAGAAAAGAAAATGTTCCTAAACATATTATCCCCCTTCATTCCCACTTGACCTTCCAAATGTGTTTTCACTTTTACTAAACTACACATTTGCTAATCtaatcttttaatttatcttcctgttattttagtttattttattttaaattgatttaatattggTAAACAATATCAAATGCTTTGcacaaatttaatttaattgtaGTAATATTTATGCCATGATTCTTTTTTCTTACTTTTCAAATTTCGTTTGTGCATCAGGAAGGAACTACAGCTTCCCTCGCGTATTTTTTTCTGGTAACTAACTTTTTGTTCAATTCAACTTTAGGACTATCTAACAAGACCTGTGGAATCAAAAACCCTTATTATAGAAAAAAAGGACTCTGGGAGTTTGTTTCTAACTTTTCTACAAATAACTGTCTATAATTACCAATAAAAATCCAACATTTGGAATAACTGTGTAATATACGTTAGGTGGAGAAAAAAGTTAATTTACCGTTTAAATAAAAACCGTTACCGAAGGAAGTTCATAACCCCAAAAAACTACGATAGTGAAGAACTTCCagtattttttatccaTTTAACCGTTTTCAGATAAAGTCGAAGGATTCTGGTAATGTGTGGGAGTTTAAAGTCCAGGATTTGCCAATAAGCCTCAAAAGACTTAAGTTATACTCTAAACTGGTATTAAATAACTGAAATATTGTGTGATAGCTTACAAACTTACACCTTCAAGACGCCCTTGACTGGCTAAACGCATTTCCTAACATTAAAACCAACCGCATTCTCAACTCAGTAActtattattcatttcaACCCAcaattccaaattatttatatatgttGATTAGCTGAGTGAATCGCAAAAGAAGATATATGAAGAGTTTGGAGGTGATCCAAGCAGATTATACATCGACAACATCATCATAAATTATGGACGTccaattaaacaaattaaacatCACGCTCTTGGTACATAATTCCTCAGAATTAGTCTTAAGTACATATAATTAACAAGTCTTGATGATTTAATAGGTAATTTTGGTATAATGTGTACCTGGAGAAATAGCTTGGTATACAAGATACGTGAAATGCCAATGAACGAATACTACCAGAAGATTTTTATACTTGGAAAGGTACGATAATATTATGTTGTAACTATGAACGacttttaattctttaggTACCTAAAAGCATGAGTTCTGAGTTGAGGAATGCAGTATACGACAAGAGAGTTGACTCCAAAATTGTCACCAAGTGGTTCCCATATCTCACTTCTCACTCGAGATTTTTGTTCAGAAAGGTACCTCCATAAATTACTCTTGACAATtatgtgtatataaattaattatattaggACCTTAGATACTTTAACAAGATCGGCCAGTttaactactatagacACAGGAGGTTAGTTGACGTAATTTACAACACTTAGGGAGTGGATAAACGAATACAACGATAATCTGGAGGGGTAACTTTTAGTATAAATGACTTTTATAGTCGAATGGAGCTACTCAAGTCTATGAGAGGGCCTAAATCAACGAGTAATGAATAGTAACAAATTAAAGATGTTAAGGagttattttacatattgACTAATATCATCGTAAGTTAGTTCCATCAAATTCCCTGAATTAATTAAGAATAGGGTCTAAAGTACCTTGAACTGACACTTTTACCTTTAAATTGTCTGGGTCAGCTGATATCAGAGTCCCAACAAGACCTCGATTCCTTCCACTCAACACCTTTACTCTTCCATTCACACTCtaatatattgatttaatactatatagCAATATGTGATTCTTACCGGCAATACTGTTTCTAAATACTTGTCCTGGATTTGAAGAGTACCATTCCCAGTATCCAAAGTTGCAGTATTactacaaaattattaacataaGTGAATATATGTTTAATAGTGGTGTATATTGTTACTTTGAAACTTTGACGACTTTGAACTTTTGTTTATACATTTCATGAGTTTTGAGAATAATCTTGACTAATATGTCATTGCATAACCAAGTTTCTTGGGTAGTTCCATTCTTATTTAACGCTTTGTCATAGTGAGACTCTTTAAATCTTTTATTAGACTCCATTATTGATTCCAGTTCCGATTTTCTCTTAGAACCTTCGGTTTTAGAAGTTATAGGTTCTTGTTTCTCATTTGAAGACTTATCTAATTAATAAGATTATCAGTTGGCTAAGTGTTAACTATATGTTATTATATAACAAGAGTGTAGTAATACTTTTGCGATAAAATTGCTTGAAAACATTGACTCCTTTGTTTGGTTCTTCAGTGTTTGTGGTAGTTACGTTTGTGTTTATTATAATCTTTTGATCAGGGTCTTTCATTAAGGGTGTGTATTCTTCCTCACGGTCAAAGGCACCACTTTCTCTGGCTTCATCAACCAGTTTCTGGATAAGTCTCTGGTGCATTTGCTCAAGCGTTATCTCTCGCTTCATCTTCGCACGTTCATCTTCTTCTCTTTTAAGTTTTTCCTGATCTATATACTCTATGTACCACCCCTTGGGGGTGTGCTCAACTTTACACTTCCCACTCCTTCCTAGGTATAGAACAAACTCGGAGAGTGTTACCCAAATAGTAGCATTCATGTGTACATGTTGTTTATCACTAATTAGTTCCTGGTATACGCTATTGGCCAATATCTTTGTCTTACAATATCTACATCAGCGTTAAACTATTAGTTctagaaaattattttaaaacaaacCTTGTTCTCATTAGTTTCATGAATTCATTTTCAAAGGTCCGGGAGAATCCATCCATAAAACGGCCTGAGTTTTGACAAAAAACTTGCATCATCCTCTGATGGCCCTCAGAAAGGCGGTGACACTAAACGTTAATTTTTGAGGAACATAAAGGTTAATATGGcttaaactaattttttacctTGAATCCATTCTCATCTCTACACTGCTTTTCGCACATTTGGCAGTACCACTTCAGTTTTTGAAGTCCTTTGGACTTCATCTTGTTTGCAAGCCATTTATGGGTTCCAACTTCAGCTCTGGGCatgttttataaaattaaaaaaagcctatttttattgtaaatgtaagattttttattaaatgataaaatcaAAGATATTTATAAAGTTTTATACTGCGatattgaatattttgAATCAAACCAtcttaaaaattattaaaaataaatcaaattattataatattaaaacattttacTGAGAAGTGActtatatcaaatataaaatatctGAGTTATAATATGATCAGAACAATTCTATATGCACTATACATTGAATAtaatatgaaatattaGGGATTTttttgtgtaaaaaatttacTATAAATGATAgaattattgttatttacaatttattataatttactaAAGAATGAGTATAGAATCACTCAAATTTGATACACATGAACGCTAATGTGTCCAGTATAACTGGCCAAATTTCTTCTATCGCAAACTTCTACTGTAATAAAAGACTTAACATCTTGCTCAGGATAAAATCATTTGCAAGAAGAGTTAGATTCCGCTGCAAACTACACAACCAAATCCTCTACccaaatattattaaagggaataatctaataaataaggaatttaatgaaaagaaGGTACTTTTACATACAtaatattcaaaatttagCTGAATAAAGATCCATTAGACTACCAGAAGATCAGTGAATTTATGGTAGAAGATTTAGTAACAAAGTGTTCATTTCTTTCAAACCACGacttaatattaattctagACCTTTTAACAAGGATTAAGAAACCTTTGAAGGAGATCTGCCATTATAAAGCTGAGAACAATTATCATCCAGATTCGGATCATGGCCAACTGGAACATGTATCCAAAAACCACTTGATcaacaatataattttcaagGGTCAAAAAAGTCTTCTGAAGTACATTATTCAGTCTGAGGAGAACAAAACTTTGACTGATAATGAGCGTtattatctaataattGCTCTTTCAAGAGAATGTAGGTTAATACCATTTTCAATTTGGCTGAAGCTTTTTGAGAACGTGAACCATTCATTAATAACAAAACAACCTGACTCGCTCTATGGGCACAAACCATTTCAAATAGCAAATTTGC from Theileria annulata chromosome 1, complete sequence, *** SEQUENCING IN PROGRESS *** harbors:
- a CDS encoding uncharacterized protein (Weak SMART hit to KOW (Kyprides, Ouzounis, Woese) motif) produces the protein MPRAEVGTHKWLANKMKSKGLQKLKWYCQMCEKQCRDENGFKCHRLSEGHQRMMQVFCQNSGRFMDGFSRTFENEFMKLMRTRYCKTKILANSVYQELISDKQHVHMNATIWVTLSEFVLYLGRSGKCKVEHTPKGWYIEYIDQEKLKREEDERAKMKREITLEQMHQRLIQKLVDEARESGAFDREEEYTPLMKDPDQKIIINTNVTTTNTEEPNKGVNVFKQFYRKNKSSNEKQEPITSKTEGSKRKSELESIMESNKRFKESHYDKALNKNGTTQETWLCNDILVKIILKTHEMYKQKFKVVKVSNNTATLDTGNGTLQIQDKYLETVLPSVNGRVKVLSGRNRGLVGTLISADPDNLKVKVSVQGNLMELTYDDISQYLPLQIIVVFVYPLPKCFKLADLVKVSKVLI
- a CDS encoding uncharacterized protein (One or two additional N-terminal exons possible), with the protein product MILFSYFSNFVCASGRNYSFPRVFFSGLSNKTCGIKNPYYRKKGLWEWRKKLIYRLNKNRYRRKFITPKNYDSEELPIKSKDSGNVWEFKVQDLPISLKRLKLYSKLLTNLHLQDALDWLNAFPNIKTNRILNSLSESQKKIYEEFGGDPSRLYIDNIIINYGRPIKQIKHHALGNFGIMCTWRNSLVYKIREMPMNEYYQKIFILGKVPKSMSSELRNAVYDKRVDSKIVTKWFPYLTSHSRFLFRKVPP